One genomic region from Scomber scombrus chromosome 19, fScoSco1.1, whole genome shotgun sequence encodes:
- the LOC134001161 gene encoding serine/threonine-protein kinase Nek9 yields the protein MSLEDYERHLDSLSSDLGSGSVVSERSAASTFNGEEEKLHYIPIRILGRGAFGEATLYRRTEDNSLVVWKEVELNSLSERERRDVMNEISILSILEHNNIIAYFNHFMDKNTLLIELEYCNGGNLYDKINQQKGKLFTEEVVIWYLYQIASAVVHIHKAGILHRDIKTLNIFLTKTDLIKLGDYGLAKKLDSEFSMAETCVGTPYYMSPELCQGAKYNFKSDIWAMGCVIFEVLTLTRTFDATNPLNLCVKIVQGNWTMEVNSDVYSSALIKLVYECLNQDPAKRPTGGQILDQPIIACCRQELEERVALLNSAMKKPKLSTVSETPVAVVTTRSREVYFWGGGKFTPQKLDSFKGGSSAQHVCAGESHFAVVTVEKELYTWANIQAGAKMVGQLGHGDQASYRQPKKVDKLQGKAIRQVACGADFTACVTDEDQMYMFGSDYYGCIGVEGELGMEILEPVLLEFFEERPVRQVSCGDNHVVVLTHSGEIYSWGCGEYGRLGLECEDDFSSPMQVELPKGATISTVSCGSDGTFFLTETGKVLACGNNEFNKLGLNQGISGLKNHPGEGYQGTPYITTLTLVKQLARFKIQVIAPGKSHTAAIDERGRLITFGCNKYGQLGVKDFKKHQGVQVLVGPFGGKIVNKVSCGDGFTIAATEDNQIFAWGNAGNGRLGMPADKGFGSEVCPAMPRPIFGSLHYVPDLSCRGWHTIIIMEKVLNSKTIRSNSSGLSVGSGLGQDGSTSTVDLEIEPGSETECRDRGLGVTGEADTDGCLTQTPMMSMTSQTGDSSCPFWLRKELDDAEFIPMPDDSQPFTADQLSSFSKSKTLPYELKNFKAAAAAAVSSNKGLSTKRMGCDKVNGLDEEDTCKKGESGACCRASGEVAQLQETVAHQERRIQMLEKQVSEQQRENERLWAAINRSTLREAGCENNGNHRSDRGGGGGGGGGGGFTNHGGRSAGASA from the exons ATGTCACTGGAGGACTATGAAAGACATTTGGACTCGCTGAGTTCAGATTTGGGCAGCGGGTCTGTGGTTAGTGAGCGATCAGCGGCGAGCACGTTTAATGGCGAAGAGGAGAAGCTGCATTACATTCCTATCCGGATCCTCGGGAGGGGGGCGTTTGGTGAAGCAACTCTGTACAGACGAACAGAG GACAACTCTTTAGTGGTGTGGAAGGAGGTGGAGCTGAACTCGCTCTCAGAAAGGGAGCGCAGAGACGTCATGAACGAAATAAGCATCCTCTCCATTCTGGAGCACAACAACATCATCGCCTACTTCAATCATTTCATGGATAAAAACACTCTGCTCATTGAGCTGGAATATTGCAATG GAGGGAATCTGTACGATAAAATCAACCAACAGAAGGGGAAACTTTTCACTGAGGAG GTGGTCATATGGTACCTGTACCAGATTGCCTCAGCAGTGGTTCACATTCACAAGGCTGGGATCTTACACAG AGATATCAAAACTCTGAACATTTTCCTGACCAAGACAGACCTCATCAAGCTGGGTGACTATGGCCTTGCAAAGAAACTAGACTCTGAGTTTTCAATGGCAGAGACA TGTGTGGGAACTCCATATTACATGTCACCTGAATTGTGCCAGGGAGCGAAATACAACTTCAAATCAGATATCTGGGCCATGGGTTGTGTCATTTTTGAAGTCTTAACTCTTACAAGAACATTTGATGCAACG AACCCTCTGAACCTCTGTGTGAAAATAGTCCAGGGCAACTGGACTATGGAAGTGAATTCGGACGTTTATTCTTCTGCGTTGATCAAGCTGGTGTATGAGTGCCTCAATCAA GATCCTGCAAAGAGGCCCACAGGTGGGCAGATTCTGGACCAGCCAATCATTGCCTGCTGTCGACA GGAGCTTGAAGAGAGAGTTGCACTGCTGAATTCAGCCATGAAGAAACCAAA GCTGAGCACAGTGTCTGAGACCCCTGTCGCTGTGGTGACCACACGCTCGAGGGAGGTGTATTTCTGGGGCGGAGGGAAGTTCACCCCCCAGAAACTGGACTCGTTCAAAGGGGGCAGCAGTGCCCAACATGTGTGTGCAGGGGAGAGTCACTTTGCTGTGGTGACGGTGGAAAAAGAGCTGTACACCTGGGCT AATATCCAAGCTGGAGCAAAGATGGTGGGCCAGCTAGGGCACGGAGACCAGGCCTCGTACCGGCAGCCAAAGAAGGTGGATAAACTCCAGGGGAAGGCCATCCGACAGGTGGCATGCGGGGCTGACTTCACTGCCTGTGTCACTG ATGAGGACCAGATGTACATGTTTGGGTCGGACTATTACGGCTGCATTGGAGTGGAGGGCGAGCTGGGCATGGAGATTTTGGAGCCAGTGCTTCTGGAGTTTTTTGAGGAGCGGCCTGTCCGTCAGGTGTCTTGTGGAGACAACCATGTGGTGGTCCTGACTCATAGCGGGGAAATTTACTCCTGGGGCTGTGGAGAGTATG GGCGTCTCGGCCTGGAATGTGAGGATGACTTCTCTTCTCCGATGCAA GTGGAGCTCCCCAAAGGTGCCACCATCTCTACTGTGTCATGCGGCAGTGATGGAACCTTCTTTTTGACAGAAACTGGCAAAGTCCTAGCATGTGGAAACAATGAATTTAACAAGCTAGGTCTGAACCAGGGAATCTCTGGTCTCAAAAACCACCCTGGAGAG GGTTATCAAGGGACCCCGTACATCACCACACTGACCTTGGTAAAGCAGCTGGCACGATTCAAGATCCAGGTTATAGCTCCAGGGAAGTCCCACACCGCTGCCATTGATG AACGCGGTCGTCTGATCACCTTTGGTTGCAACAAGTACGGGCAGCTGGGTGTTAAAGACTTTAAGAAACACCAGGGTGTCCAAGTCCTTGTTGGTCCCTTTGGTGGAAAGATAGTGAACAAAGTGTCTTGTGGAGATGGCTTCACCATTGCAGCCACTGAGG ACAATCAGATCTTTGCATGGGGAAATGCAGGAAACGGGCGACTTGGAATGCCTGCTGATAAGGGATTTGGTTCAGAGGTATGCCCTGCCATGCCCAGGCCCATCTTTGGTTCCCTCCACTATGTTCCAGACCTCTCTTGCCGTGGCTGGCACACTATTATTATAATGG agaaAGTGCTGAACTCTAAGACTATTCGCTCAAACAGCAGTGGACTGTCAGTTGGTAGTG GGTTGGGACAGGATGGATCCACATCCACAGTGGATCTGGAAATAGAGCCCGGTTCAGAGACGGAGTGTCGTGACAGGGGTCTCGGGGTTACAGGGGAGGCTGATACTGATGGATGCCTCACACAGACCCCGATGATGTCAATGACAAGCCAGACTGGGGACAGCTCCTGCCCTTTCTGGCTTAGAAAG GAACTTGACGATGCAGAGTTCATCCCGATGCCAGATGACTCACAGCCATTCACTGCTGACCAGCTCTCTTCTTTCTCTAAGAGCAAAACTCTGCCTTATGAGCTGAAAAACTTTAAGgcggctgcagcagcagcagtcagcaGTAATAAAGGCCTATCG ACTAAAAGAATGGGCTGTGATAAAGTAAATGGACTAGATGAGGAAGACACTTGCAAAAAAGGAGAATCAGGTGCATGCTGCAGAGCAAGTGGCGAGGTTGCACAG ctgCAAGAGACAGTCGCCCACCAAGAGAGGAGGATCCAGATGCTCGAGAAGCAG GTCAGTGAGCAGCAGAGGGAGAACGAAAGGCTTTGGGCAGCGATTAATCGTTCAACACTACGGGAAGCAGGATGTGAAAATAATGGAAACCACCGCTCTGATC gaggaggaggaggaggaggaggaggaggaggaggattcaCAAACCACGGAGGCAGATCTGCTGGGGCCAGTGCGTGA
- the acyp1 gene encoding acylphosphatase-1 yields the protein MADEELISVDYEIFGRVQGVFFRKYTQAEGKKLGLVGWVQNTNGGTVKGQLQGPRSKVKEMQEWLKSTGSPKSEIMSTEFQKEKTVDSLEHSSFNIVK from the exons ATGGCCGATGAAGAGCTAATTTCAGTGGATTATGAAATTTTTGGCAGAGTGCAAGGTGTATTTTTTCGGAAATACACTCAA GCAGAAGGGAAAAAGCTTGGCTTGGTTGGCTGGGTCCAAAACACAAATGGAGGAACTGTTAAGGGGCAGCTACAGGGGCCACGCAGCAAGGTGAAAGAAATGCAAGAATGGCTGAAATCCACCGGGAGCCCCAAGTCTGAAATAATGAGTACGGAGTTccagaaagagaaaacagttGACAGCCTAGAGCACTCATCGTTTAAcatagtgaaataa
- the mlh3 gene encoding DNA mismatch repair protein Mlh3 isoform X1 → MNAMIKCLSKEVQGKLRSGVAIPSLQQCVEELTLNSIDAGATCVGVRVDMDAFKLQVIDNGAGISAEDMECVGNRYHTSKCSSVEDLDNLRFYGFRGEAVASIVSLATLVEISSRTRSSVKTFSRIFKNGKGLDVFESDTARPSAGTTVVICNFFHNMPVRRKRMDAVLEGERIRHRVEAISLMHPSVSFTLKNDCTGAMTVQLPKARNTYHRFVQIHGLGRAQKLGEISYNRGQFEVIGHIGREGHYNNSLQFLYVNDRLLMKTRIHKLLNLLLRRLSSSNQKNDSPDGQSAIRSPKQKRSQDLHGVYIINIKCAYSEYDICLEPAKTLIEFKDWDGILLCIEETVKAFLNRENLVTVISKEDLDYECPKLFGSESTDQEGNNSDKDVQTTISTSALDCSIGMTLASGSVHRKCKDHIASEDSVCVESAQMESKEDDEEQLGQKRISAKEVENLQSEGFTSKESRDEPQRVLAELEPSSDNNFSVEEPTFSEAEKDTQILCLSSSVIQQEGEQEKLSKGREMKLNYTAIISNVNPPISVTQETLPDSDSINQIRLDCQSTGRHAQTLISNRKISLSNSYIHESLQTKDLSLINRPSFQQQDQAVKCVERSFALKRKISLNTDHHRSFQKVFRDFAPVIPSKIPKIISGEKMSLRKESGSLDKFRTIYGKCDEPSPETSIQNNASLPETDNFVLNPQNLLVSKKDRQHDVTETQKEALSAFTRLKQVSGRIGGRKSLAAKLCHLSQHRAKDIKTLPHLSGSTSHASTCLSSNDSVQDSNNNACDTALNAEPVPDHSTKPQQAESEEATTSGDWVHHYDESVGKMVYVNKVTGLSRYDDPPTEETQVPCTSDVTNMAISVISEIGMEYRCYPFQVDLVLPFLPKSRAERVISSGPGDRGEGDENSLSSLYSKWNNPVFVRPPMVGVDISTAQADGLAVKIHNILFPYRFSKAMIHSMKVIHQVDKKFLACLINTRDEESAANAETEGNLLVLLDQHAAHERVRLENLVADSYEDDPDASGQRRLCSSTISPPLEISVTEEELRLLRSCQAHLQSLGLEVKFSEAADPQVLVGKVPLCFMEKESNEFRRGRLSVIKPIVEEYLQEQIELLRSAGRVKGTLPLTVLKVLASLACHGAIKFNDSLNRDECCSLVASLSSCQLPFQCAHGRPSIAPLVDILRLDTNQKEIQKPNLRKLRRMYKAWELYGNR, encoded by the exons ATGAACGCTATGATTAAGTGTTTATCTAAAGAAGTTCAGGGGAAACTTCGCTCGGGTGTTGCCATTCCTTCACTTCAACAGTGCGTAGAGGAGCTCACCCTAAACAGCATCGATGCCGGGGCGACGTGTGTGGGAGTCCGGGTGGACATGGATGCGTTCAAACTTCAGGTAATCGACAACGGTGCTGGGATAAGCGCTGAAGATATGGAGTGTGTGGGAAACAGATACCATACCAGCAAATGCAGCTCAGTTGAAGACCTGGATAACCTCAGGTTCTACGGATTCAGAGGAGAAGCCGTGGCAAGTATAGTGTCTCTTGCCACACTTGTTGAAATCTCATCCCGGACTAGATCATCAGTGAAAACGTTCAGCAGGATCTTCAAAAATGGCAAGGGCTTGGATGTCTTTGAATCAGACACTGCTCGGCCCTCTGCAGGGACAACTGTAGTTATTTGTAACTTCTTCCACAACATGCCAGTCCGCAGGAAGAGGATGGATGCTGTCCTGGAGGGTGAGAGGATCAGACACAGGGTGGAGGCCATATCTCTGATGCATCCCTCTGTGTCCTTTACCCTGAAGAATGACTGCACTGGAGCCATGACTGTGCAGCTTCCTAAAGCCAGAAACACTTACCACAGGTTTGTACAGATACATGGCCTTGGGCGAGCACAGAAACTGGGAGAAATCAGTTATAACCGTGGACAGTTTGAAGTGATTGGCCACATTGGCAGAGAGGGCCACTACAACAACAGCTTACAGTTCCTGTATGTGAATGACAGACTGCTTATGAAGACACGAATACACAAGCTTCTGAACCTCCTTTTACGCCGGCTGAGCAGTTCAAATCAGAAAAATGACAGTCCAGATGGCCAGTCTGCCATCAGAAGTCCTAAACAGAAACGCAGCCAAGATCTGCATGGAGTATacatcattaatattaaatgtgcttACTCAGAATATGATATTTGTCTTGAGCCTGCCAAAACTCTAATAGAGTTCAAAGATTGGGATGGGATTTTGCTTTGTATTGAGGAAACAGTGAAAGCCTTCCTAAACAGGGAGAACTTGGTGACTGTGATCTCTAAAGAGGACTTGGACTATGAATGCCCAAAATTATTTGGCAGTGAGAGTACAGACCAAGAAGGGAACAATAGTGACAAAGACGTCCAAACAACTATCAGTACATCCGCTTTGGATTGCAGTATTGGAATGACACTGGCATCTGGATCCGTTCATCGTAAATGCAAGGATCACATTGCTTCTGAGgacagtgtttgtgtggagTCTGCGCAGATGGAGTCCAAAGAAGACGACGAGGAACAACTGGGGCAGAAAAGGATAAGTGCAAAGGAGGTAGAAAACCTTCAGAGTGAAGGATTCACAAGCAAAGAAAGTAGAGATGAACCACAGCGTGTTCTGGCTGAACTGGAACCATCATCTGATAATAATTTTTCTGTCGAGGAGCCAACATTCAGTGAAGCTGAGAAAGATACTCAAATTTTATGTTTGTCAAGTTCAGTCATACAACAAGAAGGCGAACAAGAGAAGCTTTCAAAAGGAAgagaaatgaaattaaactatACTGCCATAATCAGCAATGTAAATCCTCCCATCAGTGTCACTCAGGAAACTCTGCCGGATTCAGACAGTATTAATCAAATTCGACTTGACTGCCAGAGTACAGGACGACATGCACAGACTCTAATAAGTAACAGAAAGATAAGTCTGTCCAATTCATACATCCATGAAAGTCTGCAGACCAAGGATCTATCTCTGATCAACAGGCCATCATTTCAGCAGCAGGATCAAGCAGTGAAATGTGTAGAAAGATCCTTTGCATTAAAACGCAAAATCTCACTCAATACAGACCACCACAGATCTTTTCAAAAGGTATTTAGAGACTTTGCTCCCGTCATCCCCTCAAAGATTCCTAAAATAATATCTGgtgaaaaaatgtctttacGTAAGGAGTCTGGATCTCTTGATAAGTTTCGGACAATATATGGAAAATGTGACGAACCTTCTCCAGAAACTTCCATACAGAATAACGCTAGTCTTCCTGAGACAGACAACTTTGTTTTGAATCCCCAGAATTTGTTGGTttcaaagaaagacagacagcatGATGTtacagagacacaaaaagagGCACTGTCTGCTTTCACCCGGCTGAAACAAGTCTCAGGTCGGATCGGAGGCAGAAAATCGCTGGCAGCTAAACTCTGCCATTTGAGTCAACATAGGgcaaaagatataaaaacactaCCACACCTGTCCGGGTCTACCTCACATGCCAGTACCTGTCTCAGTAGTAATGACAGTGTTCaagacagcaacaacaatgcCTGTGACACTGCACTGAATGCGGAGCCGGTCCCTGACCACAGTACAAAACCTCAGCAAGCTGAGAGTGAAGAGGCCACTACATCGGGGGACTGGGTTCATCACTATGATGAATCTGTGGGAAAGATGGTTTACGTCAACAAAGTGACCGGGCTCAGCAGATACGACGACCCACCTACGGAAGAAACACAAGTCCCCTGTACATCCGATGTCACCAATATGGCAATTAGTGTAATTTCAGAAATTG GGATGGAGTACAGGTGTTACCCATTTCAGGTGGATCTAGTGTTGCCCTTCCTGCCTAAATCCAGAGCTGAGAGAGTGATTAGTTCAGGCCCAGGTGACAGAG GTGAGGGTGATGAGAACTCACTTTCCTCCTTATACTCCAAATGGAATAATCCTGTGTTTGTCCGTCCTCCTATG GTTGGTGTGGACATATCAACCGCGCAAGCTGACGGACTGGCTGTAAAGATCCACAACATCCTGTTTCCATACCGCTTCTCTAAGGCCATGATTCACTCCATGAAG GTTATTCATCAAGTGGATAAGAAGTTTCTTGCATGTCTTATCAATACAAGAGATGAAGAGTCCGCAGCAAACGCTGAAACTGAAG GGAATCTTCTGGTGCTGTTGGACCAACACGCTGCACATGAGAGAGTTCGGCTTGAAAATCTAGTGgcag ATTCCTATGAAGATGACCCAGATGCATCGGGCCAGAGACGTCTGTGCTCATCAACCATTTCTCCACCTCTTGAGATCAGTGTAACAGAAGAGGAGCTAAGGCTGCTTAG GTCTTGTCAGGCACATTTGCAGAGTTTGGGACTGGAAGTGAAGTTCTCAGAGGCAGCAGATCCACAAGTGCTTGTAGGGAAGGTCCCGCTGTGCTTCATGGAAAAAGAGAGTAATGAGTTCAGGCGGGGAAGACTATCTGTTATTAAGCCCATTGTTGAG GAGTATCTCCAAGAGCAGATTGAG TTACTCCGCTCAGCTGgtagagttaaaggaactctgCCTCTCACTGTGCTCAAAGTGCTTGCCTCTCTAGCATGTCACG GTGCGATCAAATTCAATGATAGCCTGAACAGAGATGAGTGCTGCAGCTTGGTGGCATCCTTGTCTTCCTGCCAGCTGCCTTTCCAGTGTGCCCATGGCCGTCCATCTATCGCTCCCCTCGTAGACATCCTCCGTTTGGACACAAACCAGAAG GAAATACAGAAACCCAACCTCCGAAAACTGAGAAGAATGTATAAAGCGTGGGAACTATATGGAAATAGATAA
- the mlh3 gene encoding DNA mismatch repair protein Mlh3 isoform X2 yields MNAMIKCLSKEVQGKLRSGVAIPSLQQCVEELTLNSIDAGATCVGVRVDMDAFKLQVIDNGAGISAEDMECVGNRYHTSKCSSVEDLDNLRFYGFRGEAVASIVSLATLVEISSRTRSSVKTFSRIFKNGKGLDVFESDTARPSAGTTVVICNFFHNMPVRRKRMDAVLEGERIRHRVEAISLMHPSVSFTLKNDCTGAMTVQLPKARNTYHRFVQIHGLGRAQKLGEISYNRGQFEVIGHIGREGHYNNSLQFLYVNDRLLMKTRIHKLLNLLLRRLSSSNQKNDSPDGQSAIRSPKQKRSQDLHGVYIINIKCAYSEYDICLEPAKTLIEFKDWDGILLCIEETVKAFLNRENLVTVISKEDLDYECPKLFGSESTDQEGNNSDKDVQTTISTSALDCSIGMTLASGSVHRKCKDHIASEDSVCVESAQMESKEDDEEQLGQKRISAKEVENLQSEGFTSKESRDEPQRVLAELEPSSDNNFSVEEPTFSEAEKDTQILCLSSSVIQQEGEQEKLSKGREMKLNYTAIISNVNPPISVTQETLPDSDSINQIRLDCQSTGRHAQTLISNRKISLSNSYIHESLQTKDLSLINRPSFQQQDQAVKCVERSFALKRKISLNTDHHRSFQKVFRDFAPVIPSKIPKIISGEKMSLRKESGSLDKFRTIYGKCDEPSPETSIQNNASLPETDNFVLNPQNLLVSKKDRQHDVTETQKEALSAFTRLKQVSGRIGGRKSLAAKLCHLSQHRAKDIKTLPHLSGSTSHASTCLSSNDSVQDSNNNACDTALNAEPVPDHSTKPQQAESEEATTSGDWVHHYDESVGKMVYVNKVTGLSRYDDPPTEETQVPCTSDVTNMAISVISEIGEGDENSLSSLYSKWNNPVFVRPPMVGVDISTAQADGLAVKIHNILFPYRFSKAMIHSMKVIHQVDKKFLACLINTRDEESAANAETEGNLLVLLDQHAAHERVRLENLVADSYEDDPDASGQRRLCSSTISPPLEISVTEEELRLLRSCQAHLQSLGLEVKFSEAADPQVLVGKVPLCFMEKESNEFRRGRLSVIKPIVEEYLQEQIELLRSAGRVKGTLPLTVLKVLASLACHGAIKFNDSLNRDECCSLVASLSSCQLPFQCAHGRPSIAPLVDILRLDTNQKEIQKPNLRKLRRMYKAWELYGNR; encoded by the exons ATGAACGCTATGATTAAGTGTTTATCTAAAGAAGTTCAGGGGAAACTTCGCTCGGGTGTTGCCATTCCTTCACTTCAACAGTGCGTAGAGGAGCTCACCCTAAACAGCATCGATGCCGGGGCGACGTGTGTGGGAGTCCGGGTGGACATGGATGCGTTCAAACTTCAGGTAATCGACAACGGTGCTGGGATAAGCGCTGAAGATATGGAGTGTGTGGGAAACAGATACCATACCAGCAAATGCAGCTCAGTTGAAGACCTGGATAACCTCAGGTTCTACGGATTCAGAGGAGAAGCCGTGGCAAGTATAGTGTCTCTTGCCACACTTGTTGAAATCTCATCCCGGACTAGATCATCAGTGAAAACGTTCAGCAGGATCTTCAAAAATGGCAAGGGCTTGGATGTCTTTGAATCAGACACTGCTCGGCCCTCTGCAGGGACAACTGTAGTTATTTGTAACTTCTTCCACAACATGCCAGTCCGCAGGAAGAGGATGGATGCTGTCCTGGAGGGTGAGAGGATCAGACACAGGGTGGAGGCCATATCTCTGATGCATCCCTCTGTGTCCTTTACCCTGAAGAATGACTGCACTGGAGCCATGACTGTGCAGCTTCCTAAAGCCAGAAACACTTACCACAGGTTTGTACAGATACATGGCCTTGGGCGAGCACAGAAACTGGGAGAAATCAGTTATAACCGTGGACAGTTTGAAGTGATTGGCCACATTGGCAGAGAGGGCCACTACAACAACAGCTTACAGTTCCTGTATGTGAATGACAGACTGCTTATGAAGACACGAATACACAAGCTTCTGAACCTCCTTTTACGCCGGCTGAGCAGTTCAAATCAGAAAAATGACAGTCCAGATGGCCAGTCTGCCATCAGAAGTCCTAAACAGAAACGCAGCCAAGATCTGCATGGAGTATacatcattaatattaaatgtgcttACTCAGAATATGATATTTGTCTTGAGCCTGCCAAAACTCTAATAGAGTTCAAAGATTGGGATGGGATTTTGCTTTGTATTGAGGAAACAGTGAAAGCCTTCCTAAACAGGGAGAACTTGGTGACTGTGATCTCTAAAGAGGACTTGGACTATGAATGCCCAAAATTATTTGGCAGTGAGAGTACAGACCAAGAAGGGAACAATAGTGACAAAGACGTCCAAACAACTATCAGTACATCCGCTTTGGATTGCAGTATTGGAATGACACTGGCATCTGGATCCGTTCATCGTAAATGCAAGGATCACATTGCTTCTGAGgacagtgtttgtgtggagTCTGCGCAGATGGAGTCCAAAGAAGACGACGAGGAACAACTGGGGCAGAAAAGGATAAGTGCAAAGGAGGTAGAAAACCTTCAGAGTGAAGGATTCACAAGCAAAGAAAGTAGAGATGAACCACAGCGTGTTCTGGCTGAACTGGAACCATCATCTGATAATAATTTTTCTGTCGAGGAGCCAACATTCAGTGAAGCTGAGAAAGATACTCAAATTTTATGTTTGTCAAGTTCAGTCATACAACAAGAAGGCGAACAAGAGAAGCTTTCAAAAGGAAgagaaatgaaattaaactatACTGCCATAATCAGCAATGTAAATCCTCCCATCAGTGTCACTCAGGAAACTCTGCCGGATTCAGACAGTATTAATCAAATTCGACTTGACTGCCAGAGTACAGGACGACATGCACAGACTCTAATAAGTAACAGAAAGATAAGTCTGTCCAATTCATACATCCATGAAAGTCTGCAGACCAAGGATCTATCTCTGATCAACAGGCCATCATTTCAGCAGCAGGATCAAGCAGTGAAATGTGTAGAAAGATCCTTTGCATTAAAACGCAAAATCTCACTCAATACAGACCACCACAGATCTTTTCAAAAGGTATTTAGAGACTTTGCTCCCGTCATCCCCTCAAAGATTCCTAAAATAATATCTGgtgaaaaaatgtctttacGTAAGGAGTCTGGATCTCTTGATAAGTTTCGGACAATATATGGAAAATGTGACGAACCTTCTCCAGAAACTTCCATACAGAATAACGCTAGTCTTCCTGAGACAGACAACTTTGTTTTGAATCCCCAGAATTTGTTGGTttcaaagaaagacagacagcatGATGTtacagagacacaaaaagagGCACTGTCTGCTTTCACCCGGCTGAAACAAGTCTCAGGTCGGATCGGAGGCAGAAAATCGCTGGCAGCTAAACTCTGCCATTTGAGTCAACATAGGgcaaaagatataaaaacactaCCACACCTGTCCGGGTCTACCTCACATGCCAGTACCTGTCTCAGTAGTAATGACAGTGTTCaagacagcaacaacaatgcCTGTGACACTGCACTGAATGCGGAGCCGGTCCCTGACCACAGTACAAAACCTCAGCAAGCTGAGAGTGAAGAGGCCACTACATCGGGGGACTGGGTTCATCACTATGATGAATCTGTGGGAAAGATGGTTTACGTCAACAAAGTGACCGGGCTCAGCAGATACGACGACCCACCTACGGAAGAAACACAAGTCCCCTGTACATCCGATGTCACCAATATGGCAATTAGTGTAATTTCAGAAATTG GTGAGGGTGATGAGAACTCACTTTCCTCCTTATACTCCAAATGGAATAATCCTGTGTTTGTCCGTCCTCCTATG GTTGGTGTGGACATATCAACCGCGCAAGCTGACGGACTGGCTGTAAAGATCCACAACATCCTGTTTCCATACCGCTTCTCTAAGGCCATGATTCACTCCATGAAG GTTATTCATCAAGTGGATAAGAAGTTTCTTGCATGTCTTATCAATACAAGAGATGAAGAGTCCGCAGCAAACGCTGAAACTGAAG GGAATCTTCTGGTGCTGTTGGACCAACACGCTGCACATGAGAGAGTTCGGCTTGAAAATCTAGTGgcag ATTCCTATGAAGATGACCCAGATGCATCGGGCCAGAGACGTCTGTGCTCATCAACCATTTCTCCACCTCTTGAGATCAGTGTAACAGAAGAGGAGCTAAGGCTGCTTAG GTCTTGTCAGGCACATTTGCAGAGTTTGGGACTGGAAGTGAAGTTCTCAGAGGCAGCAGATCCACAAGTGCTTGTAGGGAAGGTCCCGCTGTGCTTCATGGAAAAAGAGAGTAATGAGTTCAGGCGGGGAAGACTATCTGTTATTAAGCCCATTGTTGAG GAGTATCTCCAAGAGCAGATTGAG TTACTCCGCTCAGCTGgtagagttaaaggaactctgCCTCTCACTGTGCTCAAAGTGCTTGCCTCTCTAGCATGTCACG GTGCGATCAAATTCAATGATAGCCTGAACAGAGATGAGTGCTGCAGCTTGGTGGCATCCTTGTCTTCCTGCCAGCTGCCTTTCCAGTGTGCCCATGGCCGTCCATCTATCGCTCCCCTCGTAGACATCCTCCGTTTGGACACAAACCAGAAG GAAATACAGAAACCCAACCTCCGAAAACTGAGAAGAATGTATAAAGCGTGGGAACTATATGGAAATAGATAA